A window from Pseudomonas moraviensis encodes these proteins:
- a CDS encoding acyl-CoA thioesterase has product MIELEQEDPIPQGDLALQITALPRETNGFGDIFGGWLVAQMDLAGTAMASRVAGGRVATVAIDRMAFLVPVAVGAQLSFYTQTLEIGRSSIQMMVEVWSDDPLSSEWRKVTEAVFVFVAIDGSGRTRSVPPRAR; this is encoded by the coding sequence ATGATAGAGCTCGAACAAGAAGATCCGATCCCACAGGGCGACCTGGCCCTGCAAATCACCGCACTTCCGCGCGAAACCAATGGCTTTGGCGATATTTTCGGCGGCTGGCTGGTCGCGCAAATGGATCTGGCCGGCACCGCCATGGCCAGCCGTGTTGCCGGTGGCCGCGTCGCCACCGTCGCCATCGACCGCATGGCGTTTCTCGTGCCGGTCGCCGTAGGCGCGCAGTTGTCCTTTTATACCCAGACCCTGGAAATCGGCCGCAGCTCGATCCAGATGATGGTCGAAGTGTGGAGCGATGACCCACTGTCCAGCGAATGGCGCAAGGTTACCGAAGCGGTTTTCGTCTTCGTTGCCATCGACGGCAGCGGTCGCACCCGCTCGGTGCCGCCACGCGCGCGTTAA
- a CDS encoding D-hexose-6-phosphate mutarotase — protein sequence MNTPNVEAVKQDELNCWRIRHGKAEVLVAQQGAHILSYQIDGQPPIIWLNDKAEFKTGKSIRAGVPVCWPWFGKFERNPHSVQVMYTGEQPAPAHGLVRAMDWELGNIESEADGIKVEFRLPYPEGGLPGWPHEVDLTLTLHLADQLHYSLTSHNRGTDTVTLSQALHTYFAVSDVRTVHVDGVAGLNYIETLDDWNTASQSGDLHFSGETDRIYLDAPPQLSIVDPTWERRIVLTATGSRTAVIWNPWIDRAAALPDMDNDGWQRMLCIETANVMDDIVSLAPGASHTMGVSVASKPL from the coding sequence ATGAACACGCCCAACGTTGAAGCCGTCAAACAGGATGAACTGAACTGCTGGCGCATCCGCCACGGCAAGGCCGAAGTGCTGGTGGCCCAGCAAGGCGCGCACATCCTCAGTTATCAGATCGACGGCCAGCCGCCGATCATCTGGCTCAACGACAAGGCCGAGTTCAAGACCGGCAAGAGCATTCGCGCCGGTGTGCCGGTGTGCTGGCCGTGGTTCGGCAAGTTCGAACGCAACCCGCACAGCGTGCAGGTCATGTATACCGGCGAACAACCGGCCCCCGCGCACGGTCTGGTGCGGGCGATGGACTGGGAGTTGGGCAACATCGAATCAGAGGCTGACGGCATCAAGGTCGAGTTCAGGCTGCCCTACCCGGAAGGCGGCCTGCCGGGCTGGCCGCACGAGGTCGATCTGACCCTGACCCTGCATCTGGCGGATCAATTGCACTACAGCCTGACCAGCCATAACCGTGGTACTGACACCGTCACATTGAGTCAGGCGCTGCACACGTATTTCGCCGTGAGTGACGTGCGCACTGTGCATGTCGACGGCGTGGCCGGGCTGAATTACATCGAGACCCTGGATGACTGGAACACGGCCAGCCAGAGCGGCGATCTGCATTTCAGTGGCGAGACCGACCGCATCTACCTTGACGCTCCGCCACAGCTGAGCATCGTTGATCCGACCTGGGAACGACGCATCGTGCTGACGGCTACAGGCTCGCGGACTGCGGTGATCTGGAACCCGTGGATCGACCGCGCCGCCGCATTGCCCGACATGGACAACGACGGCTGGCAGCGCATGCTGTGCATCGAGACGGCGAATGTGATGGACGACATCGTGAGCCTGGCGCCGGGTGCGAGCCACACCATGGGCGTCAGCGTCGCCAGCAAACCACTTTAA
- a CDS encoding DUF3299 domain-containing protein, translating to MRRLLLTLLLLGSYLAHAGELPETDWLELMPKSDQKALEAMPEIDHNSPEATGTFTEKGGMKQAKGLPAVMYSTKTVASMNDKHIRLGGYPVPLESDAKGRSTLFFLVPYPGACIHVPPPPPNQLVLVRYPKGLKLDDIYTPLWVTGTLKIEKVSNDLADAAYALEADKVRVVQEADL from the coding sequence ATGCGCCGTCTTCTGTTGACTCTCCTTTTGCTGGGCAGCTATCTCGCCCACGCCGGCGAACTGCCGGAAACCGACTGGCTGGAACTGATGCCCAAGTCGGACCAGAAGGCCCTCGAGGCCATGCCTGAAATCGACCACAACTCCCCCGAGGCCACTGGCACTTTCACCGAGAAGGGCGGTATGAAGCAGGCCAAAGGTCTGCCGGCGGTGATGTATTCAACGAAAACCGTGGCGTCGATGAACGACAAGCACATCCGCCTCGGTGGTTACCCGGTGCCGCTGGAATCCGATGCCAAGGGCCGCAGCACGTTGTTCTTCCTCGTGCCGTATCCGGGCGCGTGCATCCACGTGCCGCCACCGCCGCCGAATCAACTGGTGCTGGTGCGTTATCCGAAAGGCTTGAAGCTGGACGACATCTATACACCGCTCTGGGTGACCGGCACGCTGAAAATCGAAAAGGTCAGTAATGACCTGGCGGATGCGGCCTATGCGCTGGAAGCGGATAAGGTGCGGGTGGTGCAGGAGGCTGACCTTTAA
- a CDS encoding GlsB/YeaQ/YmgE family stress response membrane protein, whose product MGIIGTIFIGLIVGLLARFLKPGDDSMGWIMTILLGIGGSLAATYGGQALGIYQAGEGAGFLGALVGAVVLLVIYGLIKKN is encoded by the coding sequence ATGGGAATTATCGGAACCATCTTTATCGGCTTGATCGTCGGCCTGCTGGCTCGGTTCCTGAAACCGGGCGATGACAGCATGGGCTGGATCATGACCATCCTGCTCGGTATCGGCGGTTCGCTGGCAGCCACCTACGGCGGCCAGGCTCTGGGCATCTATCAGGCGGGCGAGGGCGCGGGTTTCCTCGGCGCACTGGTCGGCGCTGTCGTGTTGCTGGTGATCTACGGTCTGATCAAAAAGAACTGA